The sequence CCCCTGAAATGGCTTTAAAGCTTTCCCAAAGCTTTGAAACAACTCCTGACTTTTGGTTGAATGCTCAGATGGCTGTTGACTTGTGGAGAGCTCCGAGAAAGAAAAACATTCCTTCAATGTTACGGAGACAAAGGTCAAGGGCTCTCCGCTAGATCACGGAAGAGGGTCACACCCTCCGGAGTGCCATGGGTTGCACTTCAAGATGCGGCGCATGGTCAAATAGCTTCCCTTAAAGACCCCATATTTTTTAAATGCAGCGATTCCATATTCCGAGCAGGAGGGGTGGAAGCGGCACTGTCCCTGGGTAAAAGGGCCAAGCGT comes from Candidatus Neptunochlamydia vexilliferae and encodes:
- a CDS encoding HigA family addiction module antitoxin codes for the protein MKQMRRKPTTPGEILHEEFLVPLEISQRELAEHIGCDVKVINRIVNEKSRVTPEMALKLSQSFETTPDFWLNAQMAVDLWRAPRKKNIPSMLRRQRSRALR
- the yidD gene encoding membrane protein insertion efficiency factor YidD: MKFLFVGLIRLYQWTLGPFTQGQCRFHPSCSEYGIAAFKKYGVFKGSYLTMRRILKCNPWHSGGCDPLP